In the Streptomyces coeruleoprunus genome, ATCTCGTCGACCTGGTTCTTGACGGACTTGATGCCGCGCCGGCGCAGGCCGAAGGCGACGTTCTCGCGGATGTCGAGGTGCGGGAAGAGCGCGTACGACTGGAAGACGGTGTTGACGGGCCGTTTGTGCGGGGGCAGGTCGGTGACGTCGCGGTCGCCCAGGTGGACGGTGCCGGTGGTGGGGTCCTCCAGGCCGGCGATCATGCGCAGGGTGGTGGTCTTGCCGCAGCCGGACGCGCCGAGCAGGGCGAAGAACGAGCCCTGCGGGACGGTCAGGTCGAGCGGGTGGACGGCGGTGAAGGAGCCGTAGGTCTTGCTGATCCCGGTGAGGCGGACGTCGCCGCCGGCGTGCGTGTCAGTCGTCATGGGTCGTGGTCCCAGGGGTGTCGAGGGGCGTCGAGGGGTGGAGGGCGGCGGCCGGTCAGGCACCGATGAGCTTGGCGAACTTCTCCTCGAAGGCCGTCTCCTCGTCGGCGCCGAGCGAGCGGAAGGCGTGCGACTTCGCGGCCATGGCCCGGTCCGGGAGGATCAGCGTGTTCGCTGCGAGCGCCGGGTCGATCTTCGCGAGTTCCTCGCGCACGCCGTCGACGGGACACACGTAGTTGATGTACGCGGCGAGCTGCGCGGCGACCGGCGGCTCGTAGTAGTAGTCGATGAGCTTCTCGGCGTTGGTCTTGTGCCGTGCCTTGGCGGGGACCAGCAGGTTGTCGGTGGAGGTCATGTAGCCGGCGGCGGGGATGGCGAACTTGATGTCCGGGTTGTCGGCCTGGAGCTGGATGAGGTCGCCGGCCCAGGCGAGGCACGCCGCGAGGTCGCCCTTGCTGAGGTCGGCGGTGTAGTCGTTGCCGGTGAAGCGGCGGATCTGCTTGGTGTCGACGCCCTTCTGGAGGCGGCCGAGCGCGGCGTCGAAGTCGGCGGTGGTGACCTTGCCGGGGTCCTTGCCCATGTCGAGGAGGGTCATGCCGATGGAGTCGCGCATCTCGGAGAGGAACGCGACGCGGCCCTTGAGCTTGGGGTCGTCGAGCAGCTGGGTGACGGAGTCGACCTTGCGGCCGCCGGTGGCCTTGACGTTGTAGGCGATGACGGTGGAGATGCCGGTCCACGGGTAGGAGTAGGCGCGGCCGGGGTCCCAGTCGGGGCGGCGGAACTGCGGGGCCAGGTTGGCGTACGCGTTCGGGAGGTTGGCCGGGTCGAGCTTCTGGGCCCAGCCGAGGCGGATGATGCGGGCGGCGAGCCAGTCGGTGACGCAGATCAGGTCGCGTCCGGTGTCCTGGCCGGCGGCGAGCTGCGGCTTGATCTTGCCGAAGAACTCGACGTTGTCGTTGATGTCCTCGGTGTACTTGACCTTGATGCCGGTGCGCTTGGTGAACGCCTCCAGGGTGGGGCGGTGCTTCTCGTCCTCGCTGATGTCGATGTACTGCGTCCAGTTGGAGAAGCTGAGCCGCTTCTCCTTGGCGGAGTGGTCGGTGGAGGCGGGGCCCTGGCCCTCCCGCTTGGCGGGCGGGATCCCGCAGGCGCTCAGCCCGGCGACGCCGCCGAGGGTGAGCGCGCCGACGCCCGAGGCGCGCAGCAGGGAACGGCGGGTGAGGGCTGCCCTGCCGTTCGTCAGGCTGCGCCGCATCGCGGCCAGTTGTGCCGCGGAGAGGCTGTCGGGCTGGTACTGCTCCATGCGCTGTGCCCTTTCGGGTGTGTCGGGCCGCTGGTCCGGCGGCCACCTCGGTCGGCTATCGGTCCCCGAAGATCGTGCGGTGCCAGTCCTTCCTGGCGATCGCGGTGTTGTCGAACATCACGTGCTTGACCTGGGTGTACTCCTCGAAGGAGTACGTTGACATGTCCTTTCCGAAGCCGGACGCGCGGTACCCGCCGTGCGGCATCTCGCTGATGATCGGGATGTGGTCGTTGACCCAGACACAGCCCGCCTTGATCTCGCGGGTGGCGCGGCCGGCGCGGTAGACGTCGCGGGTCCAGGCCGAGGCGGCGAGGCCGTAGGGGGTGTCGTTGGCGAGGGCGAGGCCCTCGTCGTCGGTGTCGAAGGGCAGGACGGCGAGGACGGGCCCGAAGATCTCCGCCTGGACGATCTCGCTGTCCTGGGCGGCGCCGGTGACGAGGGTGGGCCGGTAGTAGGCGCCGCCGTGGTCCTTGAGGGGCTCCCCGCTGGTGACGACGGTGGCGTGGGCGCGGGCCCGGTCGACGAAGGCGGCGACGCGGTCGCGCTGCGCGTGGCTGATGAGGGGGCCGAGGTCGGTGGTCTCGTCGAAGGGATCGCCGAGCCGGACGGTCTCCATGAGGGCGGCGACCCGCTCGGTGAACGCCGCGTACAGCGGGCGCTGCACGTAGGCGCGGGTGGCGGCGGTGCAGTCCTGGCCGGTGTTGATGAGCGCGCCGGCGACGGCGCCGTGGACGGCGGCCTCCAGGTCGGCGTCGTCGAAGACGACGAAGGGGGCCTTGCCGCCCAGTTCGAGGTGGAGGCGCTTGACGGTGGAGGTGGCCAGTTCGGCGACCCGCTTGCCGACGGGTGTGGAGCCGGTGAAGGAGGTCATGGCGACGTGGGGGTGGCTCACCAGGTGCTCGCCGGCGTCCCGGCCGGCGCCGGTGACGATGTTGATGACGCCGTCGGGGATGCCCGCGTCGGTGGCTGCCCGCGCGAACATCAGGCTGGTGAGCGGGGTGAGTTCGGCGGGCTTGAGGACGATGGTGTTGCCGGCGGCGACGGCCGGGAGGATCTTCCAGGCGGCCATCTGCAGGGGGTAGTTCCAGGGGGCGACGGAGCCGACGACACCGATGGGTTCGCGGCGGACGTACGAGGTGTGGTCGCCGCTGTACTCGCCGGCGGACTGGCCCTGGAGGTGGCGGGCGGCACCGGCGAAGAAGGCGGTGTTGTCGATGGTGCCGGGCACGTCGAACTCGCGGGTCAGCTTCAGGGGTTTGCCGCACTGGAGGGACTCGGCGCGGGCGAAGTCCTC is a window encoding:
- a CDS encoding spermidine/putrescine ABC transporter substrate-binding protein, with translation MEQYQPDSLSAAQLAAMRRSLTNGRAALTRRSLLRASGVGALTLGGVAGLSACGIPPAKREGQGPASTDHSAKEKRLSFSNWTQYIDISEDEKHRPTLEAFTKRTGIKVKYTEDINDNVEFFGKIKPQLAAGQDTGRDLICVTDWLAARIIRLGWAQKLDPANLPNAYANLAPQFRRPDWDPGRAYSYPWTGISTVIAYNVKATGGRKVDSVTQLLDDPKLKGRVAFLSEMRDSIGMTLLDMGKDPGKVTTADFDAALGRLQKGVDTKQIRRFTGNDYTADLSKGDLAACLAWAGDLIQLQADNPDIKFAIPAAGYMTSTDNLLVPAKARHKTNAEKLIDYYYEPPVAAQLAAYINYVCPVDGVREELAKIDPALAANTLILPDRAMAAKSHAFRSLGADEETAFEEKFAKLIGA
- a CDS encoding gamma-aminobutyraldehyde dehydrogenase codes for the protein MANGFQAAENTAEHAARDSARNTSVRTRAQALSDARRAFADGAQYIGGRLRPGTSGRTHTVVDPATGEEVLTYELAGPADVDAAVAAAREAFPGWAAATPGERSDALHRLAAVLAERAEDFARAESLQCGKPLKLTREFDVPGTIDNTAFFAGAARHLQGQSAGEYSGDHTSYVRREPIGVVGSVAPWNYPLQMAAWKILPAVAAGNTIVLKPAELTPLTSLMFARAATDAGIPDGVINIVTGAGRDAGEHLVSHPHVAMTSFTGSTPVGKRVAELATSTVKRLHLELGGKAPFVVFDDADLEAAVHGAVAGALINTGQDCTAATRAYVQRPLYAAFTERVAALMETVRLGDPFDETTDLGPLISHAQRDRVAAFVDRARAHATVVTSGEPLKDHGGAYYRPTLVTGAAQDSEIVQAEIFGPVLAVLPFDTDDEGLALANDTPYGLAASAWTRDVYRAGRATREIKAGCVWVNDHIPIISEMPHGGYRASGFGKDMSTYSFEEYTQVKHVMFDNTAIARKDWHRTIFGDR